One part of the Microbacterium aurugineum genome encodes these proteins:
- the kdpA gene encoding potassium-transporting ATPase subunit KdpA translates to MEWGFLIASVATLALALALVYRPVGDYMAWTFTTTKDWGVERGIYKVIGVDPKREQSWQAYLRSVLSFSIVGVLLLFALQRTQQWFPYALGNENVESGVAFNTAISFVTNTNWQAYSGEALSYTVQFAGLAVQNFVSAATGIAVAIALVRGFAYRRSGVIGNFWVDLVRGTFRILLPLSIIAAIVLIAGGVVQNFNGYVDVSTVSGGTQTIPGGPVASQEAIKEIGTNGGGFYNANASHPFENPAAWTSLLQCFLILLIPFSLPRTFGRIVGDNRQGYAILSVMGTLFLASTFALAAFEFAGRGSAPELAGAAMEGKEARFGLVQSVLYASTTTLTSTGSVNSMHDSYTALGGMMPMVNMLLGEIAPGGVGAGLYGMLIIAVIAVFVAGLLVGRTPEYLGKKIGPREMKLASMYILVMPILVLGGVALSFAIPALRGSIIDESLANSGSHGLSEVIYAFASAANNNGSAFAGLTASTPWLTAALGVAMLLGRFLPIALVLALAGSLAAQDKVPATAGTLPTHRPLFIGLTVGTAVLVTALVFFPVLTLGPLAEGLL, encoded by the coding sequence ATGGAGTGGGGCTTCCTCATCGCGAGCGTCGCCACCCTCGCCCTCGCCCTCGCCCTCGTCTACAGGCCGGTCGGCGACTACATGGCCTGGACCTTCACGACGACGAAGGACTGGGGTGTCGAGCGCGGCATCTACAAAGTCATCGGCGTCGATCCGAAGCGCGAGCAGTCCTGGCAGGCATATCTGCGTTCGGTTCTCTCCTTCTCGATCGTGGGCGTCCTGCTGCTCTTCGCGCTCCAGCGCACGCAGCAGTGGTTTCCGTACGCCCTCGGCAACGAGAACGTCGAGTCGGGGGTGGCGTTCAACACCGCGATCTCCTTCGTGACTAACACGAACTGGCAGGCCTATTCGGGTGAGGCGCTGTCGTACACCGTGCAGTTCGCCGGTCTCGCGGTGCAGAACTTCGTGTCGGCAGCGACCGGAATCGCCGTCGCGATCGCGCTCGTGCGCGGCTTCGCGTACCGTCGATCCGGCGTCATCGGCAACTTCTGGGTCGACCTCGTCCGCGGTACCTTCCGCATCCTGCTCCCGCTGTCGATCATCGCGGCCATCGTCCTGATCGCCGGCGGCGTCGTGCAGAACTTCAACGGCTACGTCGATGTGAGCACGGTCTCCGGTGGCACGCAGACGATCCCCGGTGGTCCCGTCGCCTCTCAGGAGGCGATCAAGGAGATCGGCACGAACGGCGGCGGCTTCTACAACGCGAACGCATCCCACCCCTTCGAGAACCCCGCGGCGTGGACGAGCCTGCTGCAGTGCTTCCTGATCCTGCTGATCCCCTTCTCCCTGCCGCGGACGTTCGGCAGGATCGTCGGCGACAACCGTCAGGGATACGCGATCCTCTCCGTCATGGGAACGCTGTTCCTCGCGTCGACCTTCGCTCTCGCGGCGTTCGAGTTCGCGGGCCGCGGTTCGGCTCCGGAACTCGCCGGCGCCGCGATGGAAGGCAAGGAGGCGCGGTTCGGGCTCGTGCAGTCGGTGCTCTACGCGTCGACCACCACGCTCACCTCGACGGGGTCGGTGAACTCGATGCACGACTCCTATACGGCTCTCGGCGGAATGATGCCGATGGTCAACATGCTGCTCGGCGAGATCGCGCCCGGTGGTGTGGGTGCCGGCCTGTACGGGATGCTCATCATCGCCGTGATCGCCGTCTTCGTCGCCGGCTTGCTCGTCGGACGCACGCCGGAGTACCTCGGGAAGAAGATCGGGCCGCGCGAGATGAAGCTCGCGAGCATGTACATCCTCGTGATGCCGATCCTCGTGCTCGGGGGCGTCGCCCTCAGCTTCGCGATTCCCGCGCTCCGCGGCAGCATCATCGACGAATCGCTCGCGAACAGCGGTTCGCACGGCCTCTCCGAGGTGATCTACGCGTTCGCCTCCGCAGCGAACAACAACGGATCCGCCTTCGCGGGCCTGACCGCGAGCACGCCGTGGCTGACGGCAGCACTCGGTGTCGCAATGCTCCTCGGACGGTTCCTGCCGATCGCCCTCGTCCTGGCCCTGGCCGGTTCGCTGGCCGCGCAGGACAAGGTCCCCGCCACGGCGGGCACGCTGCCGACGCATCGACCGCTCTTCATCGGTCTCACCGTCGGCACCGCGGTCCTGGTGACCGCACTCGTCTTCTTCCCCGTTCTCACGCTGGGTCCCCTGGCGGAAGGGCTGCTGTAA
- the kdpC gene encoding potassium-transporting ATPase subunit KdpC yields MNAGTRSGGRTLWVAVRAMLMFTVVLGIGYTLLITGIGQLAFPAQANGSALVSKGGDVVGSSLLGQSFTDEEGNPLPEYFQSRPSAAGDGYDGTASSGTNQGPENEDLVAAIAERKAQIAEFNGVDESAVPADAVTSSSSGLDPHISPAYAQIQIARVADARGISEDEVAAAVEAATSAPNLGYLGESVVNVAELNLALDESAG; encoded by the coding sequence ATGAACGCTGGAACACGCAGCGGCGGCCGCACCCTCTGGGTCGCGGTTCGCGCGATGCTCATGTTCACCGTGGTCCTCGGCATCGGCTACACCCTGCTCATCACCGGCATCGGGCAGCTCGCATTCCCCGCACAGGCGAACGGCTCAGCCCTCGTCTCGAAGGGCGGGGACGTCGTCGGATCCTCGCTCCTCGGTCAGTCGTTCACCGACGAGGAGGGCAACCCGCTTCCGGAGTACTTCCAGAGCAGGCCGTCGGCGGCCGGTGACGGCTATGACGGCACGGCGTCGTCCGGCACCAACCAGGGGCCGGAGAACGAGGACCTCGTCGCGGCGATCGCCGAACGCAAGGCACAGATCGCCGAGTTCAACGGGGTCGACGAGTCCGCGGTGCCCGCAGACGCGGTGACCTCGTCGAGTTCCGGCCTCGACCCGCACATCAGCCCGGCCTACGCGCAGATCCAGATCGCCCGCGTCGCCGACGCGCGCGGGATATCGGAGGACGAGGTCGCCGCGGCGGTGGAGGCCGCCACGAGCGCTCCCAACCTCGGGTACCTCGGGGAGTCGGTCGTCAACGTCGCCGAGCTCAACCTCGCACTCGACGAGTCGGCAGGCTGA
- the ehuD gene encoding ectoine/hydroxyectoine ABC transporter permease subunit EhuD — MNGPIWSWDTAWAALPHLLEGFFTVTLVVTLAGSAIAAVLGLVIAVVRRSAPRPVAASVGFLVNFIRMTPIVIQLLFAYFALVTVDPLTIGIAVFGIHYATYMAEVYRAGIESVPRGQWEAATALSMSRPRTWTAVVLPQAIRATVPSLGNYVISMLKDTPFLIAITVADMVSNALEFGGNSFRYLEPITLAGVIFFLASYPASVLVRRLEKRLEYAS, encoded by the coding sequence ATGAACGGACCCATCTGGAGCTGGGACACCGCCTGGGCGGCGCTCCCGCACCTGCTCGAGGGCTTCTTCACGGTCACCCTCGTCGTCACCCTGGCCGGGAGCGCGATCGCCGCCGTGCTCGGCCTCGTGATCGCCGTCGTGCGCCGCAGTGCCCCTCGACCCGTCGCGGCGAGCGTCGGCTTCCTGGTGAACTTCATCCGGATGACCCCGATCGTCATCCAGCTGCTCTTCGCCTACTTCGCGCTGGTGACCGTGGATCCGCTGACCATCGGCATCGCGGTGTTCGGCATCCACTACGCGACCTACATGGCCGAGGTCTACCGTGCCGGCATCGAGTCCGTCCCGCGCGGGCAGTGGGAGGCTGCCACCGCCCTGAGCATGTCCCGCCCGCGCACCTGGACCGCCGTGGTGCTCCCGCAGGCGATCAGGGCGACCGTCCCTTCCCTGGGCAACTACGTGATCTCGATGCTGAAGGACACCCCGTTCCTCATCGCCATCACCGTGGCGGACATGGTCAGCAACGCCCTGGAGTTCGGCGGGAACAGCTTCCGCTACCTCGAGCCCATCACGCTCGCCGGCGTGATCTTCTTCCTCGCCAGCTACCCCGCATCCGTCCTCGTCCGCAGATTGGAGAAGCGCCTTGAATACGCCTCCTGA
- the ehuA gene encoding ectoine/hydroxyectoine ABC transporter ATP-binding protein EhuA has product MNTPPENSRPAIRFDAVHKRYGDHVVLDGLTFDVQQGDRVTLIGPSGSGKTTILRLVMTLEEADGGYIFIDGEPLTHVERGGKRVPLREKHRNEVRKRIGMVFQQFNLFPNMTVMENLIEAPVHVLGMSKAAATAKATDLLQKVGLADKADAHPLQLSGGQQQRVAIARALAMDPEILLLDEVTSALDPEIVGEVLGVLRDVAETTDITMLIVTHEMQFARDVSNRVLMFDQGSIVEEADPETMFSAPREQRTRDFLSAVLSD; this is encoded by the coding sequence TTGAATACGCCTCCTGAGAACTCCCGTCCCGCCATCCGCTTCGACGCGGTGCACAAGCGCTACGGCGACCACGTCGTGCTCGACGGCCTCACCTTCGACGTGCAGCAGGGCGACCGGGTCACGCTCATCGGACCGAGCGGTTCGGGCAAGACCACGATCCTCCGTCTGGTCATGACGCTGGAAGAGGCCGACGGCGGATACATCTTCATCGACGGGGAGCCGCTCACGCACGTCGAACGCGGCGGCAAGCGCGTGCCGTTGCGGGAGAAGCACCGCAACGAGGTGCGCAAGCGCATCGGCATGGTCTTCCAGCAGTTCAACCTGTTCCCCAACATGACCGTGATGGAGAACCTCATCGAGGCCCCCGTGCACGTGCTCGGCATGTCGAAGGCGGCGGCCACCGCGAAGGCCACCGACCTGCTGCAGAAGGTCGGCCTCGCGGACAAGGCCGACGCCCATCCGCTGCAGCTCTCGGGTGGCCAGCAGCAGCGGGTCGCCATCGCCCGGGCGCTCGCGATGGACCCGGAGATCCTGCTGCTGGACGAGGTCACCAGCGCTCTGGATCCCGAGATCGTGGGGGAGGTGCTCGGCGTGCTGCGCGACGTCGCCGAGACGACCGACATCACCATGCTCATCGTCACCCACGAGATGCAGTTCGCCCGGGACGTCTCGAACCGCGTGCTGATGTTCGATCAGGGCAGCATCGTCGAGGAGGCCGACCCCGAGACGATGTTCTCCGCGCCGCGCGAGCAGCGCACGAGGGACTTCCTCTCCGCCGTGCTGAGCGACTGA
- a CDS encoding potassium-transporting ATPase subunit F yields MIVFELLATVLGVAAVVYLVFALVKPERF; encoded by the coding sequence GTGATCGTGTTCGAGCTTCTCGCGACCGTGCTCGGCGTCGCTGCTGTCGTCTACCTGGTGTTCGCCCTCGTGAAGCCGGAGCGTTTCTGA
- the kdpB gene encoding potassium-transporting ATPase subunit KdpB, whose product MSTITHTPSPETSEATPPAPRKTLTWAQVRAALPGALRKVDPRAQWRNPVMFIVWVGAALTTLLAVAEPFLGGPATSGGSSVPWSFTGIIAVWLWLTVVFANLAESIAEGRGKAQADTLRKTRTSTTAHRVDDYDPANDGSAEAARISDVSSADLRLGDTVVVSAGELIPGDGDIVWGIASVDESAITGESAPVVRESGGDRSAVTGGTRVLSDRIVVRITSKPGETFVDRMIALVEGAARQRTPNEIALNILLASLSIVFVVVALTLNPIASYPASPASITVLIALLVCLIPTTIGALLSAIGIAGMDRLVQRNVLAMSGRAVEAAGDVTTLLLDKTGTITYGNRRASAFVRIDGVQERELIEAAAKSSLADPTPEGKSIVDLARAEGVDVVADAGGEIVPFTAQTRMSGLDLDDGTQIRKGAGSAITAWLEEDGARLPSSELAELDEHVQHISQSGGTPLVVAVKAADGRRRVLGVIHLKDIVKEGLTERFAELRAMGIRTVMVTGDNPLTAAAIATEAGVDDFLAEATPEQKLAYIRKEQDGGNLVAMTGDGTNDAPALAQADVGVAMNTGTSAAKEAGNMVDLDSDPTKLIDIVAIGKQLLITRGALTTFSIANDIAKYFAIIPAIFMGVFPQLAVLNVMGLHSPASAVLSAVIFNAIVIVFLVPLALRGVKYRPLNASKILGRNLAVYGLGGIITPFIGIWLIDLLVRLIPGF is encoded by the coding sequence ATGTCCACCATCACGCACACCCCGTCGCCCGAGACATCCGAGGCGACCCCACCCGCACCGCGCAAGACGCTCACCTGGGCGCAAGTGCGAGCTGCCCTCCCGGGCGCGCTGCGCAAGGTCGACCCGCGTGCCCAATGGCGCAATCCCGTCATGTTCATCGTGTGGGTCGGCGCCGCCCTCACCACGCTGCTCGCCGTCGCCGAGCCCTTCCTGGGCGGCCCCGCGACGTCGGGTGGCAGCAGCGTCCCGTGGTCCTTCACCGGGATCATCGCGGTGTGGCTGTGGCTCACGGTCGTCTTCGCCAATCTGGCCGAGTCGATCGCCGAAGGACGCGGCAAGGCGCAGGCCGACACGCTGCGCAAGACCCGTACCAGCACCACCGCCCACCGCGTCGACGACTATGACCCGGCGAACGACGGTTCTGCGGAGGCCGCGCGCATCTCCGATGTCTCCTCCGCGGATCTCCGCCTGGGGGACACGGTCGTCGTGTCCGCCGGTGAGCTGATCCCCGGCGACGGTGACATCGTGTGGGGTATCGCGAGCGTCGACGAGTCCGCGATCACCGGCGAGTCCGCCCCCGTCGTGCGCGAATCCGGGGGAGATCGGTCAGCGGTCACCGGCGGCACGCGCGTGCTCTCGGATCGCATCGTCGTGCGCATCACCTCGAAACCGGGGGAGACGTTCGTCGATCGGATGATCGCTCTCGTCGAGGGGGCCGCGCGCCAGCGCACCCCCAACGAGATCGCGTTGAACATCCTTCTCGCGTCGTTGTCGATCGTGTTCGTGGTCGTCGCACTCACACTGAACCCGATCGCCTCCTACCCGGCGAGCCCCGCGAGCATCACCGTTCTCATCGCGCTGCTCGTCTGCCTCATCCCGACCACGATCGGTGCCCTCCTGTCCGCCATCGGCATCGCCGGTATGGATCGCCTGGTGCAGCGCAACGTCCTCGCGATGTCCGGTCGCGCGGTCGAGGCCGCGGGCGACGTCACGACACTGCTGCTCGACAAGACGGGCACGATCACGTACGGAAACCGCCGTGCGAGCGCGTTCGTCCGCATCGACGGCGTCCAGGAGCGAGAGCTCATCGAGGCGGCCGCGAAGTCGTCGCTCGCCGACCCGACGCCCGAGGGCAAGTCGATCGTCGACCTGGCACGTGCCGAAGGCGTCGACGTCGTGGCGGATGCCGGCGGTGAGATCGTCCCGTTCACGGCTCAGACCCGCATGTCGGGACTGGACCTCGACGACGGGACGCAGATCCGCAAGGGCGCGGGCAGCGCCATCACCGCGTGGCTGGAGGAGGACGGCGCGCGTCTGCCGAGCAGCGAACTCGCCGAGCTGGATGAGCACGTCCAGCACATCTCGCAGTCCGGCGGGACGCCTCTGGTCGTCGCCGTGAAGGCGGCCGACGGTCGTCGCCGGGTGCTCGGCGTCATCCACCTGAAGGACATCGTCAAGGAGGGGCTGACCGAGCGGTTCGCCGAACTCCGCGCGATGGGCATCCGCACCGTCATGGTCACCGGTGACAATCCGCTGACGGCCGCGGCGATCGCCACGGAGGCGGGAGTCGACGACTTCCTCGCCGAGGCGACGCCTGAGCAGAAGCTGGCGTACATCCGCAAGGAGCAGGACGGCGGCAACCTGGTGGCGATGACCGGCGACGGCACCAACGATGCGCCCGCGCTCGCGCAGGCCGACGTGGGTGTGGCGATGAACACGGGAACGTCGGCCGCGAAGGAAGCCGGCAACATGGTCGACCTCGATTCCGACCCGACGAAGCTCATCGACATCGTCGCGATCGGGAAGCAGCTGCTCATCACGCGCGGCGCGCTGACCACGTTCTCGATCGCGAACGACATCGCGAAGTACTTCGCCATCATCCCGGCCATCTTCATGGGCGTCTTCCCGCAGCTCGCGGTGCTGAACGTCATGGGGTTGCACTCTCCGGCATCGGCGGTGCTGTCCGCGGTGATCTTCAACGCCATCGTGATCGTCTTCCTCGTGCCGCTCGCCCTGCGAGGAGTGAAGTACCGCCCGCTCAACGCCTCGAAGATCCTCGGACGCAACCTCGCCGTATACGGACTCGGCGGCATCATCACACCCTTCATCGGCATCTGGCTCATCGACCTGCTCGTGCGCCTGATCCCCGGCTTCTGA
- the ehuB gene encoding ectoine/hydroxyectoine ABC transporter substrate-binding protein EhuB encodes MPSTRTHLRAGAVAASAALVVTLAACSSSGTDEGSGSTLEQLQNDGKITVAIADERPYSWVEGGEPTGATIAMHREIFSNMGIDDVEVVEVDWNSLIPGLKAGRFDAISAGMSILPERCEEAAFSDPEIMYTTTLMVPEGNPRGLTDLDSVVDDPEVTLAVLGGGIESGYAEKLGISNTVSVDNAQSGMDLVANGRADAFAMTAISLNWMADNNPDAGVETTEAFVQEIDGVPQIGAGSTVFRTGDTELLDAYNEQLASITGDEQAYLDLVGEYGFTAENLPPSDLTTAQLCAGELG; translated from the coding sequence ATGCCCTCCACCCGAACTCATCTGCGCGCCGGCGCCGTCGCGGCCTCCGCCGCGCTCGTCGTGACTCTGGCCGCCTGCTCGTCGTCCGGCACGGACGAGGGGAGCGGCTCGACGCTCGAGCAGCTGCAGAACGACGGGAAGATCACCGTCGCGATCGCCGACGAGCGTCCGTACTCGTGGGTCGAGGGCGGCGAGCCCACCGGCGCGACCATCGCCATGCACCGCGAGATCTTCTCGAACATGGGGATCGACGACGTCGAGGTGGTCGAGGTCGACTGGAACTCGCTGATCCCCGGACTCAAGGCCGGCCGCTTCGACGCGATCAGCGCCGGGATGTCGATCCTGCCCGAGCGCTGCGAGGAGGCGGCGTTCAGCGATCCCGAGATCATGTACACCACCACGCTGATGGTGCCCGAGGGCAACCCGCGCGGTCTCACCGACCTCGACTCGGTCGTCGACGACCCCGAGGTCACGCTCGCCGTGCTCGGCGGAGGGATCGAGAGCGGATACGCCGAGAAGCTCGGCATCTCGAACACGGTGTCGGTGGACAACGCGCAGTCCGGCATGGACCTCGTCGCCAACGGGCGCGCCGACGCCTTCGCGATGACGGCGATCTCGCTGAACTGGATGGCGGACAACAACCCGGACGCCGGCGTCGAGACGACCGAGGCGTTCGTCCAGGAGATCGACGGCGTGCCGCAGATCGGTGCCGGGTCGACCGTGTTCCGCACCGGTGACACGGAGCTCCTCGACGCATACAACGAGCAGCTCGCCTCCATCACGGGCGACGAGCAGGCCTACCTCGACCTCGTCGGGGAGTACGGCTTCACCGCGGAGAACCTCCCGCCGTCCGACCTGACGACCGCCCAGCTCTGCGCGGGCGAGCTCGGCTGA
- a CDS encoding amino acid ABC transporter permease, with translation MDNLSALWAALPAIGGGVLVTLTLTVGGALLALIVAVVLGLSVRAENIVIRGTSRVIIEFFRGTSLVVQLFFLFFVLPQLGVSISPIACGILGLGLNYGAYGAEVIRGSINSVPTGQWEATTALSMTPAHRMRRVIFPQAWALMIPSLTNLLIQLLKGTAIVGFITLIDLTVALDRLRIQTDTFFYGVVGMVLYFVIAYALTLVMNALEVRAKHKLGRGESLAETLRFRSPVTRGETAA, from the coding sequence ATGGACAATCTGTCCGCGTTGTGGGCGGCTCTGCCCGCGATCGGCGGCGGCGTGCTCGTCACGCTCACGCTGACCGTGGGCGGGGCCCTCCTCGCGCTCATCGTCGCGGTGGTGCTCGGTCTCTCGGTCCGTGCCGAGAACATCGTCATCCGGGGCACCTCGCGGGTGATCATCGAGTTCTTCCGCGGCACGTCCCTGGTCGTGCAGCTGTTCTTCCTCTTCTTCGTGCTGCCCCAGCTCGGCGTCTCGATCTCCCCGATCGCGTGCGGCATCCTCGGCCTCGGTCTCAACTACGGTGCCTACGGTGCGGAGGTCATCCGCGGCTCGATCAACTCCGTCCCGACCGGGCAGTGGGAGGCGACCACCGCCCTGAGCATGACCCCTGCACACCGGATGCGCCGGGTCATCTTCCCGCAGGCCTGGGCGCTCATGATCCCCTCTCTGACGAATCTGCTCATCCAGTTGCTCAAGGGCACCGCGATCGTCGGGTTCATCACGCTCATCGACCTGACCGTGGCGCTGGACCGCCTCCGCATCCAGACCGACACCTTCTTCTACGGCGTCGTCGGCATGGTGCTCTACTTCGTGATCGCCTACGCGCTGACCCTCGTGATGAACGCCCTGGAGGTGCGCGCGAAGCACAAGCTCGGGCGCGGGGAGTCGCTGGCGGAGACCCTGCGCTTCCGCTCGCCCGTCACCCGAGGGGAGACCGCCGCATGA
- a CDS encoding ATP-binding protein, whose translation MTRGRLRVLLGAAPGVGKTYTMLEEGRRLLAEGKDVVIGIVETHGRAATATMTDGLPAIPRMNVGHRGVELEEMDLAALLTRAPSVALVDELAHTNAPGSRNEKRWEDVEELLAAGIDVISTLNIQHIESLNDVVEQITGVPQRETVPDNVLRSADQIEVIDLAPQALRDRLSGGFVYPAERIDAALSNYFRLGNLTALRELALIWLADEVDQALKGYRAEHGIDSTWEARERVVVALTGGAEGETLLRRGSRIAARSAGGELMAVHITSQDGLRAANPVVLTEQRALVEKLNGTYHQVVGEDIPTALVEFARSVNATQLVLGASRRGRFTAAFTGPGIGATVVRESGDIDVHMVNHSAAGRRFALPPLTGALTRKRRVLGFLVALLGGPLLTFFLSFFRSPESITTDVLSYQLLVVIVALVGGIWPALFAAVLSGLTLDFLFVEPLYTIHIHEPHHLLALVLYVIIASMVSFIVDRAARYTRAARRSAAESELIQTIAGSVLRGENAIQALIDRTREAFHLAGVRLMRGDEVIARAGEPLADNRHTDSRIGDHAVLELHGGDVAASERRLLAVMTAQLAAALEHQRLERTAKEIEPIAASDRVRGALLSALSHDLRRPLAAAAAAVGGLRAAGPDLDRRDKQELLDTADESLTALATLVTDLLDVSRLQTGVLAIADIPTDPAEVIAPALDELQLGPTDVTLALHHGDAVAQADPVLLQRVVVNLLTNAHRYSPPDVPVHVSTSTFGDHLEIRIIDRGPGVPAEKRDDIFVPFQRLGDTDNSSGLGLGLALSRGFVEAMHGTLTPEDTPGGGLTMVIALPATMPAPGTSEETE comes from the coding sequence ATGACTCGGGGGCGGCTTCGTGTGCTGCTCGGCGCCGCCCCCGGCGTCGGCAAGACCTACACCATGCTCGAAGAGGGGCGCCGGCTCCTCGCTGAGGGCAAGGACGTCGTCATCGGCATCGTCGAGACGCACGGCCGTGCGGCCACCGCGACCATGACCGACGGGCTCCCGGCGATCCCTCGGATGAACGTGGGCCACCGTGGCGTCGAACTCGAGGAGATGGATCTCGCTGCGCTCTTGACCCGAGCGCCCTCCGTCGCGCTCGTCGATGAGCTCGCCCACACCAACGCACCCGGCTCCCGCAACGAGAAGCGCTGGGAGGACGTCGAGGAACTCCTCGCCGCGGGGATCGATGTGATCTCCACGCTCAACATCCAGCACATCGAATCCCTCAACGACGTCGTCGAACAGATCACCGGCGTGCCGCAACGTGAAACCGTACCCGACAACGTGCTGCGCAGCGCCGATCAGATAGAGGTCATCGACCTCGCCCCGCAGGCGCTTCGCGATCGTCTCTCCGGCGGATTCGTCTACCCGGCCGAACGCATCGATGCCGCGCTGTCGAACTACTTCCGCCTGGGCAACCTCACCGCGCTTCGCGAGCTCGCCCTCATCTGGCTGGCCGATGAGGTCGACCAGGCGCTCAAGGGGTATCGCGCTGAGCACGGCATCGACAGCACCTGGGAGGCGCGGGAGCGCGTCGTCGTCGCCCTCACCGGAGGAGCGGAGGGAGAGACCCTTCTGCGGCGCGGGTCCCGGATCGCGGCGCGGTCGGCCGGCGGCGAGCTGATGGCCGTGCACATCACCAGCCAGGACGGCCTGCGCGCGGCGAACCCGGTCGTGCTGACGGAGCAGCGCGCCCTCGTCGAGAAGCTCAACGGCACCTACCATCAGGTCGTCGGCGAGGACATCCCGACCGCCCTGGTCGAGTTCGCACGATCCGTCAACGCCACCCAACTCGTGCTCGGTGCCAGTCGGCGCGGACGCTTCACGGCGGCGTTCACCGGCCCGGGCATCGGCGCGACCGTCGTGCGCGAGTCCGGTGACATCGACGTGCACATGGTCAATCACTCCGCCGCGGGTCGTCGCTTCGCGCTGCCGCCGCTCACCGGGGCGCTGACCCGCAAGCGCCGCGTACTCGGCTTCCTCGTCGCGCTCCTCGGCGGCCCGCTGCTGACGTTCTTCCTCAGCTTCTTCCGCAGCCCCGAATCGATCACGACCGATGTGCTGAGCTACCAGCTGCTCGTCGTGATCGTCGCGCTGGTCGGCGGTATCTGGCCGGCGCTGTTCGCCGCGGTCCTGTCCGGGCTCACCCTGGACTTCCTCTTCGTCGAGCCCCTCTACACGATCCACATCCACGAGCCGCACCACCTGCTGGCGCTCGTCCTGTACGTCATCATCGCCAGCATGGTCAGCTTCATCGTCGATCGCGCCGCCCGATACACGCGCGCCGCGCGGCGGTCTGCCGCAGAGTCCGAGCTGATCCAGACGATCGCCGGCAGCGTGCTCCGCGGCGAGAACGCGATACAGGCGCTCATCGACCGCACGCGGGAGGCGTTCCACCTCGCGGGAGTCCGTCTGATGCGTGGCGACGAGGTCATCGCGCGCGCCGGGGAACCCCTGGCGGACAACCGCCACACCGACAGCCGCATCGGTGACCACGCTGTGCTCGAACTCCACGGGGGCGATGTGGCAGCGTCCGAGCGTCGACTGCTGGCGGTCATGACCGCTCAGCTCGCCGCGGCGCTCGAGCACCAGCGCCTCGAGAGAACCGCGAAGGAGATCGAGCCGATCGCAGCCTCCGACCGTGTGCGCGGAGCTCTGCTCTCTGCGCTGAGCCATGACCTGCGTCGCCCGCTCGCCGCTGCTGCCGCCGCCGTCGGCGGCTTGCGCGCTGCGGGACCCGATCTGGACCGGCGCGACAAGCAGGAGCTGCTCGACACCGCGGACGAGAGCCTCACCGCGCTCGCGACGCTGGTGACGGATCTGCTCGACGTCAGCCGCCTCCAGACCGGGGTGCTCGCGATCGCCGACATCCCGACCGATCCGGCCGAGGTGATCGCCCCCGCTCTCGACGAACTCCAGCTCGGTCCCACCGACGTCACGCTCGCGCTCCATCACGGGGACGCGGTGGCGCAGGCGGATCCGGTGCTGCTGCAGCGTGTGGTCGTCAACCTGCTCACCAACGCCCACCGGTACTCCCCTCCGGACGTGCCCGTGCACGTCAGCACCAGCACTTTCGGTGATCACCTCGAGATCCGCATCATCGACCGCGGGCCCGGTGTCCCGGCCGAGAAGCGCGACGACATCTTCGTCCCGTTCCAGCGCCTCGGTGACACCGACAACTCGTCCGGTCTCGGGCTCGGCCTCGCGCTCTCCCGAGGCTTCGTCGAAGCCATGCACGGGACGCTCACCCCGGAGGACACCCCCGGCGGCGGACTGACCATGGTCATCGCGCTGCCCGCCACCATGCCCGCACCCGGCACATCGGAGGAGACCGAGTGA